The genomic stretch CAAAAGgaacaaaagtgggaagaaagAGATACTTTTGTAGTTTAGAAACAACGAAAAAAATAAGATTACAATTAATGGAGGAAGTTACAAATAAACAATAAAAGTACCTAAATGGACCCCATTAGTCAAATGAGTGGGTGTGaaataaaaagttaaactaACCAATTTTCTTCCCAAAATCacttattgtattttgtgattttttattttcctcGTATCGCTCCCAGAAGCACCCATTCTAACATAATAATTGTTTGCATGACATTTATTACTCGGTAAAGGATAATATCAATGCATTTGGTTGAGAACGTGTTGACGTAGTTGAAACAAGAGTTGCATGTTTTGGTCTTCAAACTCAACAAGAAAGAAAGTTAGTTGTGCTAATATTACCCGAATTCAAGGAAGTTCTACCGCCTGGTTGGTGAGGTTTCCGGGAATGTTTTAATTGCTTTGCAAGTGAAGTTTTGTTGCTTTTCACTTTCTTTGTTGAGTTTGGTGAAAGAAAGTGAATGGGGCAATTCAGAAGAAACCAACAAAGATCATCTTTTTCCAGAGACCAAACTTCATTTGCAAAACGTTAAATCATTAATGCAATCTAAATAGCCAAAGTTAGCAATCATTTTGAGATTAAAACACTTGATTGCCAACATCTTTTTGAGATGGAAGAAAAGCAGAACCTTGATGCTGCAAGAAAGTGCTTGCTAGCTAGCTTGGAAACATCAAGTGCTATTGGTTCTGCATTAGATGAATCTGGATCAAGATTGCAGCTTCTTCGCCAGCGATGTCAATCCCTGCAAACTTCATTCAGACCAATCTCCATGCAGAAATGCTCGTTCATCGACGTTGGCAATGGTATAGATAGTGTTCTATGTTCTGCTGCTGCTGTCCTCAAGGTGTTTGAATTTGTGCAGCATTTGGAGAATTCTCTATTGACAGACGCTGGTTCCGATCTATGCTCTTACGTCTCAGACGCCAAGAAGCTTGAAGAAGCCTTGAAGCTTCTCACTGATAATTGTACGTTAGCAATTGGCTGGTTGCAGGGTGTTCTTGACTTCTTACAAGACAAAGCGATCACCAATGAGTTTTACCTCTTTCAGGTGAAGAAATCCTTGAGGATACTGCGAGAATTGCAAGCCGTGGAAGAGGGAGCTCGCGTCAATGGAGGTTTTCTCAGCGCAGCCTTAGACAATCTAGAGACTGAGTTCCAAAGACTTCTGATGGCAAACTCAATGCCCATTCCTTTGGTTTCGTTAGGATCACACATCACAACACAAGCATTGCCAGGTTCTGTTATGGGGAAGTTGCAGGCCATCATTGAGAGGTTAAATGCAAACAGAAGGCTAGACAAGTGTAAGTCTATATATGTTGAAGTTCGAGGGACGAATGCTCAAAGAACTTTGAACACTTTAGACTTGAGCTACCTTGAGATTCCAACAGCTAAATTTGAGGATGTCAGGGAAATAGCGAGTTACATAGACCAATGGGGCATTGATTTGGAGTTGGTTGTCAAGAACGTGCTTGATACTGAGTACATGCTATCTTGCCGTGTCTTTGAGAAGATTGGTCGAGAAGCATCGACCGAGTGTTTTGCCAGGATCGCCATCAGATCAGGAATTCTTTCTTTCATTCTATTTGGAAGGAATGTTTCGGAGAGTAGAAACGATCCCTACAAGTTGTTGAACCTGCTGGACATATTCAGTGTGTTAGATGATCTTAGACTAAAATTCAACCAACTTTTTGGGGGGAAGGCCTGTGAAGAAATTAGAATCGCGACAAAGGATCTTGTCAACAAAGTTGTTAATGGTGCCTGTGAGATATTCTGGCAACTTCCGGCGCAAGTGAAGCTGCAAAGGCCAAGTTCTCCTCCTCGAGATGGCGGTGTCCCTAGGCTGGTAAGCTTTGTAACTGATTACTGCAATCAGCTGCTTAATGATACATATCTACCACATTTGAAAAAGGTCCTAGAAATTCATCTTAGTTGGAGAAATGAAACATATGAAGAGGGTATTGTTTTCACACAAATATATGACACAATCAAGGAAGTTGCAGTTAATCTTGATTCTTGGTCAAAGGCCTATGAAGATATCACATTGTCCTACATTTTCATGATGAATAATCATTGTCATTTCTACAATTTGAGGGGTACCATGCTTGGGGATATGATGGGAGATACTTGGTTAGGAGCACATGAACAATACAAGGACTATTATGCAGCACTTTATTTGAGGAATAGCTGGGGAAAGCTTCTATCAATTATTGTTCAAAAAGACTTACTTTCATCCTCATTGAGTAGCCAAGATTTGGGAAAGAGATTGCATGCTTTCAATGTAGCTTTTGATGAGAGGTACAAGAAGGAATCTAGTTGGACAATTTGTGATGAAGCCTTGAGGAAAAACATTTGCAAGCATTTGGTGGAATGTATTGTACCAATCTATAAGGCCTATGTGAAGAATTACAACTTGTCAATCGAGAATGAAGGTATGGTTGCAAAGCATATCAAATATACAGCAGAGAGTTTGGAGAATAAGATTTGGTCTATGTTTCAGCCAAAGCTGAAGAAGAATGGGAGTGTCAAGCATGCAGATTGGACTAGTAAAATAAAACAAGTTAGCAAAAGTTTTCGCTTCACTCTAGCTGCTAAGTAGTTAATGTATGTCATTTCCTTGTTATTTTGGCAAAAATCAAGGTAAATGAATGTACTCTAAATCTACATATTATGTTTGGAAATAAACAGGTAGAAGCATTTGAAAACAGAATGAAGTATAATGTATATTATAGTATGTATCATAGTTGCAATAGTcaagttttatttaaatttgtcAATATAATTTATTGCCAAGTAGTAAATCTATACTAAAAGTATAATAATTTCAttgttttattatatatatatatatatatatatatatatatatatatatatatatatatatattcattatatatatatatagttttggTTCCTTTTTGCATGTTAGGTCTTATAATGCACACTCTTAATATCTTGCGTTCTAGTACATTACTGATTGTAGTGTTATAACGACTATTTTACTTATAACCAAGTGAAATAtggaaacaaaataaaaaatttgtatcaTGTATATAATTTTCCTTTTAAGAAAAATCGTATTATTAATCCTCTTATGTTACACTATTCTTATGCTCCTTATACATAATATATGCTACACGCATTGG from Arachis stenosperma cultivar V10309 chromosome 9, arast.V10309.gnm1.PFL2, whole genome shotgun sequence encodes the following:
- the LOC130948161 gene encoding exocyst complex component EXO70A1-like; translated protein: MEEKQNLDAARKCLLASLETSSAIGSALDESGSRLQLLRQRCQSLQTSFRPISMQKCSFIDVGNGIDSVLCSAAAVLKVFEFVQHLENSLLTDAGSDLCSYVSDAKKLEEALKLLTDNCTLAIGWLQGVLDFLQDKAITNEFYLFQVKKSLRILRELQAVEEGARVNGGFLSAALDNLETEFQRLLMANSMPIPLVSLGSHITTQALPGSVMGKLQAIIERLNANRRLDKCKSIYVEVRGTNAQRTLNTLDLSYLEIPTAKFEDVREIASYIDQWGIDLELVVKNVLDTEYMLSCRVFEKIGREASTECFARIAIRSGILSFILFGRNVSESRNDPYKLLNLLDIFSVLDDLRLKFNQLFGGKACEEIRIATKDLVNKVVNGACEIFWQLPAQVKLQRPSSPPRDGGVPRLVSFVTDYCNQLLNDTYLPHLKKVLEIHLSWRNETYEEGIVFTQIYDTIKEVAVNLDSWSKAYEDITLSYIFMMNNHCHFYNLRGTMLGDMMGDTWLGAHEQYKDYYAALYLRNSWGKLLSIIVQKDLLSSSLSSQDLGKRLHAFNVAFDERYKKESSWTICDEALRKNICKHLVECIVPIYKAYVKNYNLSIENEGMVAKHIKYTAESLENKIWSMFQPKLKKNGSVKHADWTSKIKQVSKSFRFTLAAK